A DNA window from Plasmodium brasilianum strain Bolivian I chromosome 12, whole genome shotgun sequence contains the following coding sequences:
- a CDS encoding histone-lysine N-methyltransferase SET2 translates to MENKKLKNYIGNEESERLNLNSNNNGNNNSNNKTKSRQVNMLIHYNDSSNVKNKTIKFNKLKDSYENKDYNLENISHIDENKFMRNSQNQQGQQQQQQQKKQRQKQKQKRASSCNLYLYNEDDEDHHSVNRHAYNHHDDEGIREPKHINNNKSQACYENSNRKTLYRHDVINEEQKNIELLLSRQKNIEHIESINFDDLMKNNFFNAFISNNNSNNNCSNNCSNNCSNNCSNNCSNNCSNNCSNNCSNNCSNNCSNNCSNNCSNNCSNNCSNCNNNRNNSIGNSSNNRNRNKGNRTNSNRNSSSRNKVIANKRMTKSENKKKRRGTLEEMEIINLAEVLYKIKKEKGRGKEHADKDAQGFEEAGDDVFDDVYGGACDDAYGGDTCELMYGGTCDDAYYDDAYGEAYDHSYGVDYEEIEEDEDIEDDEEDEEQISVHTDISIEQREKKKQNENLIHINDKRTYNIMKQEYKKADMYFYKNSFIKCNNKKKEEKQQVYSNIADICKSYIKNINNINKKNYKNEHKVNAFKETTNTINVYEDAYNYGDYYNNNMFKVTHNKSLNYSKVLNNDSGGYRGLSNKLLNKRGVFKNQVSNGKEIRGREVSGKGVSGKGVSSRAPRNSNNNNDINNNDVKNNDIKNNNIDNNNVINNNVINNNDINNNNSNNNDINNNNANNNNANNNNANNNNANNNNDNNNNNNSNNNDINNNDINNNNENNNNENNNNNAVDVNAVQKVPCNANLADEDLKTQELKFNRNNYNLNDKLIVLSNSVGRNNLSPVVLSYIEEKKKNLEQKKKKKKYKQNSLNKQNNTKMPRNSNYKFKNYKGGENSLNTKIDKSEKHYLIRQSKGVTENYLFRSNAASSGTNGGTNGGTNSGTNSGTNSGTNNGTNSGANDGTNSGANGGTNSGINSGINSGDICGKNGNTKNVDGIGINSENVLSTDIVTYCKENNIVLTNDANDILKYYNEMNADKNISKENFKKYNIRPHKLLGYMNNVGSRNVDGLEMVNKNNIISKLTCKNQVKNSNTSRNDNNNINNRIVCNINNSNNNGSNSSNKNVSNSYSNSHINNRTNSHTNSHINNRTNSYTNSHTNSHTNSHTNSHTNSHTNSHTNSHTNSHTNSHSNNHKTSPMNKNSKYINNIVNLFQKNYLRKINKDNKNQFRIPFTCKNKHYNENVDINLDKKGLAYKNFISLINDLDQGDGLGSVGDVSRRNPLNTYECVNVDNAKSSHRSGSTYNKVKHGIVSNANDYICTNGFSNSASNGASNAANDGGIHNGSNYADNATSNFTTYFNDCVHKVEDEKRSVKDKPTTHLLKCRQNQYSEFVKLYDDEEQEKIMNCYYEDVIKCYENYTINGHEDERHFYFCEFCEQNVFNLSNILKSDEAKEYIYTCNISCGRTYHKKCVSYIKREDKYICFFCLFNINFCTLCKEITTNDKLLPCYYPLCNVFFHLNCIDHLNSLKTECLKQYAHVPCCKDNNKEDKKKKNANIVINKLKVEEEKEAINGIKIKKKRRHYRKKKRIGKKKHLTLDKKINKNHLLYDKSDVNITMKNEMSTKSVENAMMANKNSSNNSNNNNNNNNNMARSSPVNAITNHKSEICNNNENSNNNDGKNCTNNGSLRLNKYICPLHVCYVCKEFYIINLEKIKNRLNNCLFRCIKCLKSVHLQCMTNNYIISYRQKIMFCSKHVEYYKKRHIKSLNNMRRKCINDSAIVKKNEPYEDLPCTNNGETSSGINSGINRDDNNLVVSASANVSYNKSYNKNEDIFNGNNDLVVNIRHPVVPPPPRTESDNFVSCASSNISIRSENNYILKGNIKKSMTLNGTYNDEELNSSEQVIGKLRMSNYRKKASSIDCQQLMDRKNANYENGCSSSINNNSDEKIMFDLTEDGEEDKLYAPPTVQKREPRVGEKLFRKDDDYNSVPLENISNGNGMGNSSGIMGVNPYIMGINPGICGSPCYGYNSSGKHMCYPGGTITGNHISGYKNLSEPLFTNMDEENKGQKISISNLPSITKTPNDSMSTCTVVKEDINEKENLNIILPIDDEEKDEQKKGDDDSLARKKKRKVSNINDIDILKNYNLDINILSDFTKNKPDLTLTQKTNYLIKISNADGTNDRGVSSLGGKLERSSLERCTVDREKQLRKNYVHSNSYGNINSNNYSNNYSNSYSNSYSNNNSYGSSNSYTNNYITSSNNARENVEPLNNNTGTSSNNNSNMSGISDRNMNPLNNKRLVKNPNNCKIEKVNKNTSLCQNVFGDLYLREHFRNEMEYNYFVIIKIKKIVDMERYLLSLNEIKANQLSEECEEHINILYTLREDFINFVIFLFKKRGENNSENEGTYAGPKNEGSYVGFQNENRVFGREKTKVSHVGGKIESSYIRDKNESGNNFGLILVENKHMNNAMRKSMIKKNINNIPYVNNVPDTIDIVSEEESKKNTLYNNIQNYVNKREKEGIKKNVKDKIKWASNAVLSIMYNELKNSVSINVEKQNIKKSGAANNSDIKCIKDELMGKQPTPFAHISASRNRNIYSNISGTYNASGNYNSNSSSNKRYELKVNANQDLVNCLNVMIAGRKKKQGAKCKDEDVSMKEEGALVNTTNKTTNCGYYNYMRKNQKSNDMLNDTEENVNSLDAKIVVNPAKEKLNFVQENKIPEEKNISKGRGKRFKNGKLDMNDFFLSTKNGYRFDVSTLKKYSPYLNFEYISKNMYLNDQNKNLLSCKTDDYRCLCQGECDPFTCYNSLSKIQCSKNRCNLPIQIQDKKCFNRPFKHSAIKDLEIKKTEKTGYGVFCKRDIKNGELICEYVGEVLGKKDFEKRIETYQEESKKTEMYNWYSIQINRDVHIDSRKKGSISRFVNHSCSPNSVSQKWIVRGFYRIGIFALQDIPAGEEITYNYSYNFVFNNFECLCNSSNCMNYNLKKKEESDNDVSDMEIRDNDIFNPIENFNNLHRKMQDWNVNIENAQTKLLYQYNKMNAINLRLMESFSTWIFYDMNFQRNQYFSLKSKPFNALSEFWKILVSSFSDGERNIINAFNLFLPSLIKIGQLRRIQQYSYILHNIVGAEHEMWNLIDKGFADDEVCRKCKSCGNLTMCDKCFNSYHHICGNIHSKVYKNNELVLCKFCQKYDYKIEWIKQNYRDKLKCSIEIRSNAFYKQNRDIIKLLEQCVKYTENQSLHSINEHNAKECNSKKLKLKKFQYKYVKI, encoded by the exons GATGacttaatgaaaaataatttttttaacgcGTTCATcagtaacaataacagcaataataattgtagtaATAACTGTAGTAATAATTGTAGTAATAACTGTAGTAATAATTGTAGTAATAATTGTAGTAATAACTGTAGTAATAACTGTAGTAATAATTGTAGTAATAACTGTAGTAATAACTGTAGTAATAACTGTAGTAATAACTGTAGTAATAACTGTAGTAATTGTAACAACAATAGGAACAATAGTATCGGAAACAGTAGTAACAACAGGAACAGGAATAAAGGGAACAGAACTAATAGCAACAGGAACAGCAGTAGTAGAAACAAAGTGATTGCAAACAAGAGAATGACAAAAAgtgaaaacaaaaagaaaaggagaGGCACACTTGAAGAAATGGAAATAATTAACTTAGCTGAGGtactttataaaataaaaaaagaaaaaggtcGAGGAAAGGAACACGCCGATAAGGATGCACAAGGATTTGAAGAAGCAGGTGATGATGTGTTTGATGATGTATATGGAGGTGCATGTGATGATGCATATGGTGGTGATACATGTGAATTAATGTATGGAGGTACATGCGATGATGCATATTATGATGATGCTTATGGAGAAGCGTATGATCATTCTTATGGTGTAGATTATGAAGAGATAGAAGAGGATGAGGATATAGAAGACGATGAGGAGGACGAAGAACAGATTAGTGTTCACACAGATATAAGTATTGAACAAcgtgagaaaaaaaaacaaaatgaaaatttaattcatattaatgataaacgcacatataatattatgaaacaAGAGTATAAGAAAGCAgacatgtatttttataaaaatagttttataaaatgtaataataaaaaaaaagaagaaaaacaaCAAGTCTATTCAAATATAGCTGATATATGTAaaagttatattaaaaatattaataatataaacaaaaaaaattataaaaatgaacacaAGGTCAATGCTTTTAAAGAAACAACCAACACAATTAATGTGTATGAGGATGCATACAATTATGGTgattattacaataataacatGTTTAAAGTTACACATAATAAATCTCTAAATTACAGCAAAGTTTTAAACAACGACTCTGGGGGTTATAGGGGTTTAAGCAATAAACTACTAAATAAAAGAGgagtttttaaaaatcagGTATCAAACGGAAAAGAGATACGCGGCAGGGAGGTAAGCGGAAAGGGTGTAAGTGGCAAGGGAGTAAGTAGCAGAGCCCCgagaaatagtaataataataatgatattaataataatgatgttaaaaataatgatattaaaaataataatattgataataataatgttattaataataatgttattaataataatgatattaataataataatagtaataataatgatattaataataataatgcaaataataataatgcaaataataataatgcaaataataataatgcaaataataataatgataataataataataataatagtaataataatgatattaataataatgatattaataataataatgaaaataataataatgaaaataataataataacgcTGTTGATGTGAACGCCGTGCAGAAAGTCCCGTGTAATGCTAACCTTGCGGATGAGGATTTAAAAACAcaagaattaaaatttaatagaaACAACTACAACTTAAACGATAAACTTATCGTACTATCAAACAGCGTAGgaagaaataatttaagcCCCGTCgtattatcatatatagaggaaaaaaagaaaaatcttgaacaaaaaaaaaaaaaaaagaaatacaaaCAAAACAGCCTCaacaaacaaaataacaCAAAAATGCCAAGAAATAGTaactataaatttaaaaattacaaaggGGGTGAAAATAgcttaaatacaaaaattgaCAAAAGTGAAAAGCATTATTTAATTAGACAGTCAAAGGGAGTAACggaaaattatttgtttagaAGTAATGCAGCCAGCAGTGGTACTAACGGTGGTACTAACGGTGGTACTAACAGTGGTACTAACAGTGGTACTAACAGTGGTACTAACAATGGTACTAACAGTGGTGCTAACGATGGTACGAACAGTGGTGCTAACGGTGGTACGAACAGCGGTATTAACAGTGGTATTAACAGTGGTGATATTTGCGGAAAGAACGGCAACACGAAAAACGTTGATGGTATTGGAATCAATAGCGAGAATGTGCTTTCAACAGATATCGTAACATACtgtaaggaaaataatatagtttTAACGAATGATGCAAACGACATTTTAAAGTATTACAACGAAATGAACGCAGATAAGAATATATCAAAGgagaattttaaaaagtataatataagACCCCACAAGTTATTAGGATATATGAATAACGTCGGATCAAGAAACGTCGATGGTCTTGAGATggttaataaaaacaatattatttcaaaacTTACGTGTAAAAATCAAGTAAAGAATAGTAATACTAGCAGAaatgataacaataacaTAAACAATCGTATTGTATGCAACatcaataatagtaacaacaatGGCAGTAACAGTAGTAACAAGAACGTTAGTAATAGTTATAGTAATAGCCACATCAATAACCGCACCAATAGCCACACCAATAGCCACATCAATAATCGCACCAATAGTTATACCAATAGTCACACCAATAGCCACACCAATAGCCACACAAATAGCCACACCAATAGCCACACCAATAGCCACACCAATAGCCACACCAATAGCCACACCAATAGTCACAGTAATAATCACAAAACATCTCCAATGAATAAAAACAGTAAGTACATAAATAACattgtaaatttatttcaaaagAATTATCTtcgtaaaataaataaagacaATAAAAACCAATTTCGTATTCCCTTCACATGTAAGAATAAGCATTACAATGAAAATGTGGATATAAATTTAGACAAAAAAGGACTGGCTTACAAGAATTTTATATCGTTGATAAATGACTTAGATCAAGGGGATGGTCTAGGTTCAGTTGGTGATGTCAGCAGGAGAAATCCTCTTAACACGTACGAGTGTGTAAATGTGGATAATGCAAAGAGCAGTCACAGGAGTGGTAGCACCTACAATAAAGTGAAACATGGCATTGTAAGTAATGCAAACGATTATATTTGCACAAATGGTTTTTCTAACTCTGCATCGAATGGTGCGTCTAACGCTGCTAATGATGGTGGTATTCACAATGGTTCGAATTATGCTGATAATGCTACCTCTAATTTTACCACATATTTTAACGATTGTGTGCACAAAGTAGAGGACGAGAAGCGTAGTGTGAAGGATAAACCCACGACGCACTTATTAAAATGCAGACAAAACCAGTACAGTGAATTTGTTAAGTTATATGATGATGAAGAgcaggaaaaaataatgaattgcTACTATGAGGATGTTATTAAGTGCtatgaaaattatactaTAAATGGACATGAAGATGAAagacatttttatttttgtgaattttgcgaacaaaatgtatttaatttaagtaatatattaaaatctGATGAAGcgaaagaatatatatatacttgtaaTATTTCATGTGGTAGGACTTATCATAAGAAATGTGTGAGTTATATTAAAAGAGAGGATaagtatatttgttttttttgtttatttaatattaatttttgtaccTTATGTAAAGAAATTACAACAAATGATAAACTATTACCATGCTACTATCCACTAtgtaatgtattttttcatttaaattgtaTTGATCATTTGAATTCATTAAAAACAGAATGCTTAAAAcaatatgcacatgtaccATGTTgtaaagataataataaagaagataaaaaaaaaaagaacgcaaatatagttattaataaattgaaggtagaggaagaaaaagaagcgATAAACggtataaaaattaaaaaaaaaagacgtcattatagaaagaaaaaaagaattggaaaaaagaaacatttaactttagataaaaaaataaataaaaatcatcTGCTCTATGACAAGTCTGATGTGAACATTAcgatgaaaaatgaaatgagtACAAAATCGGTAGAAAATGCCATGATGGCAAACAAAAAcagcagtaataatagtaataataacaataacaataacaataatatggCGAGATCTTCTCCTGTAAATGCAATAACTAACCACAAGAGCGAAATTTGCAATAATAATGAGAattctaataataatgatggtAAAAATTGTACTAACAACGGAAGTTTAAgacttaataaatatatatgcccTTTGCATGTGTGCTACGTGTGTAaggaattttatataataaatttagaaaagataaaaaatagattaaACAACTGTTTATTCAGATGCATCAAGTGCCTCAAATCCGTTCATCTTCAGTGTATGactaataattatataatatcatatagacaaaaaattatgttctGTTCAAAGCATGTAGAATATTATAAGAAAAGGCACATTAAATCCTTAAATAATATGAGGAGAAAATGCATAAATGATTCTGCCATAGTTAAGAAGAATGAACCGTATGAAGATTTACCGTGCACCAATAACGGAGAAACCAGCAGCGGTATTAACAGCGGAATTAATAGggatgataataatttggTTGTTAGTGCTTCTGCAAATGTGAGCTATAACAAAAGTTACAACAAAAACGAAGACATATTTAATGGTAATAACGATCTTGTTGTAAATATAAGGCATCCAGTAGTACCACCACCACCCCGAACAGAATCTGATAATTTTGTTTCATGTGCATCTAGCAATATTAGTATTCGTTCCgagaataattatatattaaagggtaatattaaaaagagcATGACTTTAAATGGAACATACAATGATGAAGAATTAAACAGTAGTGAGCAAGTGATAGGAAAATTAAGAATGTCTAACTACAGAAAAAAAGCTTCTAGTATTGACTGTCAGCAGTTAATGGATAGAAAGAATGCCAATTATGAGAACGGGTGTAGTTctagtattaataataactcagatgaaaaaattatgtttgaCTTAACCGAAGATGGGGAGGAGGACAAATTGTACGCCCCTCCAACCGTACAGAAGAGGGAACCGCGTGTGGGTGAGAAGTTGTTCAGGAAGGACGACGATTATAACAGTGTTCCACTAGAAAATATCAGTAACGGTAATGGCATGGGTAATAGTTCTGGTATTATGGGTGTTAACCCCTATATTATGGGTATTAACCCCGGTATTTGTGGTAGCCCTTGTTATGGTTACAACAGCAGTGGTAAACATATGTGCTATCCGGGAGGAACGATTACTGGTAATCATATCTCAGGGTATAAGAATTTAAGTGAACCACTGTTTACAAATATggatgaagaaaataaagggCAAAAAATAAGCATAAGCAACTTGCCGAGCATTACAAAAACTCCAAATGATAGTATGAGTACGTGTACAGTTGTTAAGGAggatataaatgaaaaggaaaatttgaatataatattaccTATTGATGATGAAGAAAAGGACGAACAGAAAAAAGGTGATGATGATAGTTTAgctcgaaaaaaaaaaagaaaagtttcAAATATTAACGATattgatattttaaaaaattacaacttagatataaatattttaagtgactttacaaaaaataaacctGACCTAACATTAACACAGAAAAcgaattatttaattaaaattagcaACGCAGATGGAACAAATGATAGAGGAGTGTCTTCCTTAGGAGGGAAATTAGAAAGATCATCATTAGAGAGATGCACGGTTGACAGGGAAAAACAGCTGCGTAAAAATTATGTGCACAGTAATAGTTACGGCAATATTAACAGTAACAACTACAGTAACAACTACAGTAACAGCTATAGTAACAGCTATAGCAACAACAACAGCTATGGTAGTAGTAACAGTTACACTAATAACTACATTACTAGTAGTAATAACGCAAGGGAAAATGTGGAACCGTTAAACAACAACACAGGTACAAGTAGTAACAACAATAGTAATATGAGTGGTATTAGTGATAGGAATATGAACCCTTTGAATAATAAACGTCTTGTTAAGAATCCgaataattgtaaaattgAAAAGGTTAATAAGAATACATCTTTATGTCAAAATGTATTTGGTGACTTATACTTGAGAGAACATTTTAGAAATGAAATGGAATacaattattttgtaataattaaaataaagaaaattgtaGATATGGAAAGATATTTATTATCACTAAATGAAATTAAGGCTAATCAGTTAAGCGAAGAGTGTGAAGAACACATAAACATTTTGTACACCTTGAGGGAGGACTTTAtcaattttgtaatatttttgtttaagaAAAGAGGTGAAAATAACAGTGAGAATGAGGGCACTTATGCTGGGCCCAAAAATGAAGGCAGTTATGTTGGGTTTCAAAATGAGAATAGGGTTTTTGGAAGAGAAAAAACTAAAGTAAGTCATGTTGGAGGAAAAATCGAAAGCAGTTATATTAGAGACAAGAATGAGAGCGGTAATAATTTTGGCTTAATTTTAGTGGAAAATAAACACATGAACAATGCTATGAGGAAAagtatgataaaaaaaaatattaacaacatTCCATATGTCAATAATGTACCTGATACAATCGATATCGTATCAGAGGAGGAGTCCAAAAAAAATACcctatataataacatacaGAATTATGTAaacaaaagagaaaaagaagggattaagaaaaatgttaaggataaaataaaatgggcATCTAACGCTGTGCTAAGTATAATgtataatgaattaaaaaattctgttagtataaatgtagaaaaacaaaatattaaaaaaagtggaGCCGCAAATAATAGtgatataaaatgtataaaggATGAACTGATGGGGAAACAACCAACTCCGTTCGCACATATTAGCGCAAGTAGGAATAGGAATATTTATAGTAATATTAGTGGTACATATAATGCTAGCGGCAACTACAACAGCAACAGCAGCAGTAATAAAAGGTACGAATTAAAGGTAAATGCCAATCAAGATTTAGTTAATTGTTTAAATGTAATGATAGCAggcaggaaaaaaaaacaaggtGCAAAATGTAAAGATGAAGATGTTTCTATGAAAGAAGAAGGGGCACTTGTTAACACGACTAATAAGACCACGAACTGTGGTTATTATAACTATATGAGAAAGAATCAAAAGAGTAATGATATGCTTAACGATACTGAAGAAAATGTGAATTCCTTAGATGCTAAGATTGTAGTAAACCcagcaaaagaaaaattaaattttgttcaagaaaataaaatcccagaagaaaaaaatatttcaaaaggaagaggaaaacgttttaaaaatggaaaattagATATGAATGATTTCTTTTTAAGTACAAAAAATGGTTATAGATTTGATGTCagtactttaaaaaaatatagtccATACTTgaattttgaatatatttcgAAGAACATGTACTTAAATgatcaaaataaaaacttgCTATCATGCAAAACAGATGATTACAGGTGTTTATGTCAGGGGGAATGTGACCCTTTCACGTGCTACAACTCATTGAGTAAAATTCAGTGCTCTAAAAATAGGTGCAATTTGCCTATACAAATTCAGGACAAAAAATGCTTCAACCGTCCGTTCAAGCATTCCGCCATAAAGGATTTGGAA ATTAAAAAAACAGAGAAAACGGGATATGGTGTGTTTTGCAAAAGGGACATAAAAAATGGAGAGCTCATATGTGAATATGTAGGAGAGGttttaggaaaaaaagattttgaaaaaagaatagaaaCATATCAAGAAGAAAGTAAAAAGACAGAGATGTATAATTGGTATTCCATTCAAATAAACAGAGATGTGCATATTGATAGCAGAAAAAAGGGAAGCATTTCTAGATTTGTTAATCATTCTTGTTCACCTAATAGTGTTTCACAGAAGTGGATAGTTAGGGGCTTTTACAGAATTGGAATATTTGCCCTTCAGGACATCCCAGCAGGGGAAGAAATAACATACAACTACAG CTATAATTTCGTTTTTAACAACTTCGAATGCTTGTGCAATTCATCAAATTGCATGAACTACAACTTGaagaagaaagaagaaaGTGATAACGACGTTAGTGATATGGAAATAAGagataatgatatatttaatcctatagaaaattttaataacttACATAGAAAAATGCAAGACTGGAATGTAAATATAGAGAATGCACAAACAAAATTGTTGTATcaatacaataaaatgaatGCAATTAATTTAAGGTTAATGGAAAGTTTTTCAACATGGATATTTTATGATATGAATTTTCAGAGAAATCAGTATTTTTCCCTTAAATCAAAACCTTTTAATGCTTTAAGTGAATTTTGGAAAATTCTGGTATCTTCCTTTTCTGATGGAGAAAGGAATATCATAAATgcatttaatttgtttttaccTTCTCTTATTAAAATAGGTCAACTGAGAAGGATACAACAG TATAGCTACATTCTTCATAACATCGTTGGTGCGGAACACGAAATGTGGAATTTGATTGACAAAGGATTTGCCGATGATGAG GTTTGTAGAAAATGCAAGAGCTGCGGTAACCTGACCATGTGCGACAAATGCTTTAATAGCTATCACCATATATGTGGAAATATTCATTCAAAAGTTTACAAAAACAATGAATTGGTTTTATGCAAATTTTGTCAGAAATATgattataaaatagaatgGATAAAACAAAACTATAGGGATAAATTGAAATGCTCAATTGAAATTCGAAGTAATGCCTTTTATAAACAAAACCgtgatattataaaattactaGAACAATGTGTTAAATATACGGAAAATCAGTCTTTACATTCTATTAATGAGCATAACGCAAAGGAATGTAACAGCAAAAAGTTGAAGTTAAAGAAATTTCAGTATAAGTATGTTAAAATATGA